The Motilibacter peucedani DNA window GGCACGTACGTCACCGACCCCCGCGCCGGCGAGTTCGAGCACCACGGACCGCAGTTCGACATCGCCGGCCGCTCCACCGTGCCGCGCAGCCCGCAGGGCCACCCGGTCATCCTGCAGGCCGGCGACTCCGTCGAGGGCCGCGAGCTGGCCGCCAGCACGGCCGACGCCATCTTCAGCCGGCACAGCGCGTTCGACCCCGCCCGGGCGTTCTACACCGACGTCAAGGACCGGCTCGCGACCTACGGCCGCGACCGCGACGAGCTCAAGATCCTCCCGGCCGTGACCTACGCCCTCGGCGAGACCGAGGAGGAGGCGCAGGCCAATGCCGCGGCCGTGCGCCGCCAGCAGGTCAGCCCGCAGACGGCCATCCTGCTGCTGGAGCAGCTGTGGAACCGCGACCTGTCCGCCTACGACGCCGACGGGCCCCTGCCCGAGGTCGACCCCGACGTGTCGGCGGACTCGATCATCCGGGGCAGGGCACCGATGTACAAGGAGCCGCTGAAGACGGCCAAGGAGTGGCGCGAGCTCGCGGACGCCCACGGCTACAGCATCCGCGACCTCGTCATCCACGTCACCGGCCGCCAGTCGTTCATCGGCACGCCGGCGCAGGTCGCCGAGCAGATCGACACCTACGTCCAGGCCGAGGCGGCCGACGGCTTCATCCTCGTCCCGCACATCACGCCCGCCGGTCTCGACCCCTTCGTCGACTCCGTCGTGCCGCTGCTGCAGGAGCGCGGCGTCTTCCGCACCGACTACGAGGGTGCCACCCTGCGCGAGAACCTGGGCCTGCCGCCGGCCCGGCCGGCCTCGAGCACGGCGCGGGCACGTCGGGCGGTGTCGGCGTGACGGCGCTCTACGAGTCCGACCTCGACGTGGCGCGGGTGACCTCGGACCTCTTCAAGCAGGTGTTCCGCCGCCACGCCGCAGGCGTCGCGGTCATCGCGACGGGAGGCGCGTCGCCGACGGGCTTCACGGCTACCTCCCTCGTCTCGCTGTCGGCGGACCCGCCGCTGCTGAGCTTCAACGTCTCGCACGGCTCGTCGAGCTGGCCGGCCGTCGAGAGGGCGACGCACCTCTCGCTCCACCTGCTCGCGGTCGACCAGCAGGACGTGGCGACGGTGTTCGCCACCAGCGGCATCGACCGCTTCGCCGCTCTCGACGACTGGCGCCGCGGTCCGCTCGGCCTGCCGGTCATCGGCGGGGTGATGGCGTGGATGGCCGTCGCGGTGCGGGCCAAGGTGCCGGCGGGCGACTCCTCCGTCGTCATCGCCGAGGTCATGCACGCCGAGCACACCGACAGCGACCCGCTGCTCTTCCACGGCGGCCGCTACGGCGCGCTCTCCCGCCCGGCGGGTGTGCAGTGAGCACGGAGCTCGCGACCGTCCCCGTCGACCCCACGACGCGCGCCGCGCACGAGGAGGTCGTGCCGCTCCGGCACCCGGGGCGCTGGATCGCGACCGCGGTGGTGCTCGTGGTGCTTGCTCAGCTCGTGCACGGACTGGTGACGAACCCCTTCTTCCAGTGGGACCGGTTCCGCTACTGGTTCTTCCGCCCGGTCATCCTCGACGGGCTGGTCATCACGCTCAAGGTGGCGGCAGCGAGCGCGGCGCTCGGCCTGCTGGCCGGGGTGGTGCTTGCCCTCGGCCGGCTCTCGCGCAACCCGGTGCTCAACGCCGTCAGCTGGGTCTACGTCTGGCTGTTCCGCTCGGTGCCGCTGATCGTCGTGCTGCTCTTCCTCTACAACTTCAGCGCGCTCTACCAGACGCTGAGCCTCGGAGTGCCGTTCGGACCGGAGTTCTTCCGCTTCGACGAGAGCAGGCTCGCCACCGACACGGTGATCGCCATCATCGGGCTCAGCCTCAACGAGGCCGCCTACGCCGCCGAGGTCGTGCGCGCCGGCATCCTGTCGGTCGACCAGGGCCAGCAGGACGCGGCTGCAGCGCTC harbors:
- a CDS encoding NtaA/DmoA family FMN-dependent monooxygenase (This protein belongs to a clade of FMN-dependent monooxygenases, within a broader family of flavin-dependent oxidoreductases, the luciferase-like monooxygenase (LMM) family, some of whose members use coenzyme F420 rather than FMN.), with protein sequence MTTTDQRKRQVILAAHFPGVNNTTVWSDPDSGSQIDFDSFVHLARTAERGKLDFFFLAEGLRLREQRGRIHDLDVVGRPHTLSVLAALAAVTEHLGLAGTINATFNEPYELARQLASLDHLSGGRAAWNVVTSSDAFTGENFRRGGYLDHALRYERAGEFIQTARELWDSWAPGTVVADRATGTYVTDPRAGEFEHHGPQFDIAGRSTVPRSPQGHPVILQAGDSVEGRELAASTADAIFSRHSAFDPARAFYTDVKDRLATYGRDRDELKILPAVTYALGETEEEAQANAAAVRRQQVSPQTAILLLEQLWNRDLSAYDADGPLPEVDPDVSADSIIRGRAPMYKEPLKTAKEWRELADAHGYSIRDLVIHVTGRQSFIGTPAQVAEQIDTYVQAEAADGFILVPHITPAGLDPFVDSVVPLLQERGVFRTDYEGATLRENLGLPPARPASSTARARRAVSA
- a CDS encoding flavin reductase family protein; the encoded protein is MTALYESDLDVARVTSDLFKQVFRRHAAGVAVIATGGASPTGFTATSLVSLSADPPLLSFNVSHGSSSWPAVERATHLSLHLLAVDQQDVATVFATSGIDRFAALDDWRRGPLGLPVIGGVMAWMAVAVRAKVPAGDSSVVIAEVMHAEHTDSDPLLFHGGRYGALSRPAGVQ
- a CDS encoding amino acid ABC transporter permease; amino-acid sequence: MSTELATVPVDPTTRAAHEEVVPLRHPGRWIATAVVLVVLAQLVHGLVTNPFFQWDRFRYWFFRPVILDGLVITLKVAAASAALGLLAGVVLALGRLSRNPVLNAVSWVYVWLFRSVPLIVVLLFLYNFSALYQTLSLGVPFGPEFFRFDESRLATDTVIAIIGLSLNEAAYAAEVVRAGILSVDQGQQDAAAALGLPRGYHFTRIVLPQALRSIIPSYVNQLIGLLKATSLVFYVSLLDLFGSVQSLGSTYSGEIVPLLMVATVWYVVLTSVVSVVQFYVERYYSRGALRNLPPTPLQRLRAALSRQAAAAPTGATR